A window of the Lactuca sativa cultivar Salinas chromosome 7, Lsat_Salinas_v11, whole genome shotgun sequence genome harbors these coding sequences:
- the LOC111879789 gene encoding disease resistance protein RUN1 isoform X3, whose amino-acid sequence MASSSSSIANAGSYDVFLSFRGEDTRHSFTDHLYKTLRGAGIGTFRDNEEIRRGEEVKPEIETAIKESKASIVVLSENYATSPWCLDELVLILEQRKEGNHFVLPVFYHVDPSDVRKQNKSFTIEVKGSSRWTDHNVNTWKKALTEVANLAGMVLSGPETTFLKEIVDTIYNKLDRKEVHLPPNLTGMATRYEEINSWLNQSNIEFLAICGMGGSGKTTLAKYIYDSNWRYFENTSFVENIGRRCKESHDLLELQEQLLNDILGGKKRKIPGVSQGTCKIEEALRTKRTLIVLDDIAEQNQLVDLLGTGTINAQSKIIITTIRENTKNWFKSTYYRCQEYKIKLLNEDESLELLSRHAFGSKVPMEGFEELAIQAIRYCEGNPLAVEVLASSLSNENTILYWKSRLNFLDKDFDSRIQSVLITSYESLPSILEKELFLHIACFFIGKDKDYVVKILELDYCALSGIKTLSNKCLLSVSPNNKLMMHRLIQEMGKNLVRQESPKFPARRSRVWLSSDSYKIFRKGEGSETMEGLALDMQLLKEDKVAFKSLDLKTDALKEMDKLKLLHLNFVYLNGSYENFSEDLRWLCWLGFPLTTIPSDLFMGNLVALDMSYSKLEVFDPPMVLQSLQILNLKDSYDLFEIRNMSMIPQLETLILWNCHSLVRVCETIGDLTSLALLNMTGCKKLLVGVAEQHTFSFPHSLHRLFLKDCNLECTKSFPLTFSVQISLQYLNLGNSLFECLPCYDHLKHLRVLDLSFCSRLKWLVYLPSTLAELYVYYCVSLEIITFQEHRFTLQEFGYEGCISLSEIEGFIRLVPLTKLEENDLAHMKWLKEYQNQEVCLVGDDELTKGRTQCVHMLYEFDIMSTSLPDIKDPNLKPMYVSASSTLSFDVPVCPKNRKLKGLDVTLRYTISGDDDFAWFCKITTSNGDDLMYNPKVFGKPDSWKVGIWFSYWPIGNTLNVGDKVSVSIVVMSGLEVSECGVNLVYADDEAAEETLENNKGWVEILGGDLSRFQLSTGAYYLCCRDFYELMEVGRLTPDWFRILVGDTVDNIEVRGWRKTGRPKQLNPSFTELKTVQCIIHGPQSEEIYKVAEMSKSSFVDKTSSMLVNKMKSGTTFKFNDATTKDQVMEADKSRGGMFDGLFRSKFYTKCKSQIKMMETRLDLIMTNRNATQKYLRSDVADLFKNGLDSNAYKRVGQLYVEQNLSSCYEFIEQSCLLILNYLPAMAKQRECPEECHEAISTLMFSATSFPDLPEMRKLRSLFADKYGNHLEPYVNKEFVKKLKADPPTKDIKLQMMQEIARECGIEWDYKAFEQKLEKQPPFE is encoded by the exons CTGGCAGCTATGACGTTTTCCTAAGCTTCAGGGGCGAAGATACTCGTCATTCTTTTACCGATCATCTTTACAAAACATTAAGGGGAGCAGGAATCGGTACTTTTAGGGATAACGAAGAAATTAGGAGAGGTGAAGAAGTGAAGCCGGAGATCGAGACAGCAATTAAAGAATCTAAGGCTTCAATCGTTGTATTGTCAGAAAACTATGCAACTTCCCCTTGGTGCCTTGACGAGCTTGTTCTGATCCTTGAACAAAGGAAGGAGGGGAATCATTTCGTTTTACCTGTTTTTTATCATGTTGATCCTTCTGATGTGAGGAAACAAAATAAATCTTTCACAATTGAAGTCAAAGGCTCTTCAAGGTGGACAGATCACAACGTGAACACGTGGAAGAAAGCTCTTACAGAGGTTGCTAATTTGGCGGGCATGGTTCTGTCCGG GCCCGAAACAACTTTTTTGAAGGAAATTGTTGACACCATTTACAATAAGCTGGATCGCAAAGAAGTACATCTTCCACCCAATCTAACAGGGATGGCCACTCGATACGAGGAGATCAATTCCTGGTTAAATCAATCAAATATCGAATTTTTAGCAATTTGTGGCATGGGTGGTAGTGGCAAGACAACTCTGGCCAAGTATATTTACGATTCAAATTGGAGATATTTTGAAAACACAAGTTTTGTTGAAAACATTGGTCGAAGATGTAAGGAATCCCATGATTTGCTTGAGCTACAAGAACAACTTCTCAACGATATTTTAGGCGGTAAGAAAAGAAAAATACCCGGTGTTTCTCAGGGTACATGTAAGATTGAGGAAGCCTTACGAACAAAAAGGACGCTTATTGTTCTTGATGACATTGCTGAACAAAATCAGTTGGTCGATTTACTTGGAACTGGAACAATCAATGCACAAAGCAAGATTATAATAACTACAATTAGGGAAAATACAAAAAATTGGTTCAAGTCCACATATTATAGGTGTCAAgagtataaaataaaattattaaatgAGGATGAGTCGTTAGAGCTTTTAAGTCGTCATGCATTTGGTTCCAAAGTTCCCATGGAAGGTTTCGAAGAGCTTGCAATACAAGCAATACGATATTGTGAAGGAAATCCTCTCGCTGTTGAAGTGTTGGCTTCTTCTCTATCCaatgaaaataccattttatactGGAAAAGTCGATTGAATTTCTTGGATAAAGATTTTGATTCTCGAATCCAAAGTGTACTTATAACGAGCTACGAGTCATTGCCATCTATCTTAGAGAAAGAATTATTTTTGCATATTGCTTGTTTCTTTATTGGCAAAGACAAGGATTATGTGGTAAAGATATTGGAGCTAGATTATTGTGCATTATCTGGGATCAAAACCCTATCCAACAAATGCCTTCTTTCCGTTTCACCAAATAATAAACTGATGATGCATCGATTGATTCAAGAAATGGGGAAAAATTTGGTTCGTCAAGAGTCACCAAAATTCCCTGCAAGACGTAGTAGAGTCTGGCTTAGTAGTGATTCTTATAAGATATTTCGTAAGGGAGAG gGTTCAGAAACAATGGAAGGTTTAGCACTTGACATGCAATTGTTAAAGGAAGATAAGGTTGCATTCAAG TCACTAGACCTCAAGACAGATGCACTTAAAGAGATGGATAAACTAAAATTGCTCCACTTAAATTTTGTGTATCTCAACGGGTCTTACGAGAATTTTTCTGAAGATTTACGATGGCTCTGCTGGCTTGGATTCCCTTTAACAACCATACCCTCTGACTTATTCATGGGAAACTTGGTGGCTTTAGATATGAGCTACAGCAAATTGGAAGTATTTGATCCGCCCATG GTTCTTCAGTCATTGCAGATTCTAAATCTTAAAGACTCATATGATCTATTTGAAATCCGCAACATGTCAATGATTCCTCAGCTTGAGACTTTGATTCTTTGGAACTGTCACAGTCTTGTTCGTGTTTGTGAAACCATTGGAGACCTGACGAGTCTTGCACTACTAAACATGACAGGGTGTAAAAAGTTGTTAGTAGGAGTTGCAGAACAACATACGTTTTCCTTCCCACATTCATTACACCGATTATTCCTCAAAGACTGCAATCTTGAGTGTACCAAGTCTTTTCCTCTGACTTTCAGTGTTCAAATATCTTTGCAGTACTTGAATTTAGGCAATAGTCTATTTGAGTGTCTACCTTGTTATGATCATCTAAAACATCTTCGGGTCCTTGACTTGAGTTTCTGCTCAAGACTTAAATGGCTTGTATATCTCCCAAGTACGCTTGCAGAATTGTATGTATACTACTGTGTGTCATTGGAGATAATAACTTTCCAAGAACACCGATTCACATTGCAAGAGTTTGGCTATGAAGGATGTATTTCTTTGTCTGAAATTGAAGGCTTTATTAGATTGGTGCCTTTAACCAAACTTGAGGAGAATGATTTGGCACACATGAAGTGGCTAAAAGAATATCAAAATCAGGAGGTTTGCCTGGTTGGTGATGATGAGCTCACCAAAGGCAGAACTCAGTGTGTCCAT ATGTTGTATGAATTCGATATAATGAGCACATCTCTGCCAGACATAAAGGATCCAAACCTGAAGCCTATGTATGTATCAGCATCATCAACTTTGTCCTTTGACGTGCCTGTGTGTCCCAAGAATAGGAAGCTCAAAGGACTTGATGTAACTCTAAGATATACAATATCAGGTGATGATGATTTTGCATGGTTCTGTAAAATCACTACTTCCAATGGTGATGATTTGATGTACAACCCCAAAGTCTTTGGAAAACCTGATTCTTGGAAAGTTGGTATATGGTTCAGCTATTGGCCAATTGGAAACACATTGAATGTTGGAGATAAAGTAAGTGTCTCTATTGTTGTAATGAGTGGATTGGAGGTATCTGAATGTGGCGTGAACCTTGTTTATGCTGATGATGAAGCAGCTGAGGAAACCTTGGAAAATAACAAGGGATGGGTAGAAATTCTTGGAGGAGATTTGTCTAGATTCCAACTAAGCACAGGAGCATACTATCTTTGTTGTCGTGATTTTTATGAGTTGATGGAGGTTGGTAGACTAACTCCTGACTGGTTTAGAATTTTAGTTGGTGATACTGTTGACAACATAG AGGTACGAGGATGGAGAAAGACAGGTCGACCTAAGCAGTTGAATCCATCATTTACAGAGTTGAAAACTGTTCAATGCATCATCCATGGTCCTCAATCG GAGGAAATATACAAGGTCGCAGAGATGTCAAAATCATCTTTTGTGGATAAAACTTCAAGCATGCTTGTGAATAAAATGAAATCTGGCACAACATTTAAATTTAATGATGCAACAACAAAG GATCAAGTAATGGAAGCAGACAAATCAAGAGGTGGTATGTTTGATGGATTATTTAGAAGCAAGTTTTACACCAAATG CAAGTCACAGATCAAGATGATGGAGACACGACTTGATTTGATAATGACAAACAGGAATGCAACCCAGAAGTATTTGAGGAGCGATGTTGCTGACCTTTTTAAGAACGGGCTTGATTCCAATGCCTACAAAAGG GTTGGACAGTTATATGTTGAACAGAATCTGTCATCATGTTATGAATTCATAGAACAATCATGCTTGCTCATTTTAAATTATCTCCCAGCCATGGCTAAACAAAG GGAATGCCCTGAGGAATGCCATGAAGCTATCTCCACTTTGATGTTTTCTGCAACAAGCTTTCCTGATCTGCCAGAAATGCGCAAACTAAGAAGTTTATTTGCTGACAAATATGGAAATCATCTTGAACCTTATGTCAACAAAGAG TTTGTAAAGAAATTGAAGGCAGACCCTCCCACTAAAGATATAAAGCTTCAAATGATGCAAGAGATTGCACGGGAGTGTGGTATAGAGTGGGATTACAAGGCTTTTGAACAGAAATTGGAAAAACAACCTCCATTTGAATAG
- the LOC111879789 gene encoding disease resistance protein RUN1 isoform X1 translates to MASSSSSIANAGSYDVFLSFRGEDTRHSFTDHLYKTLRGAGIGTFRDNEEIRRGEEVKPEIETAIKESKASIVVLSENYATSPWCLDELVLILEQRKEGNHFVLPVFYHVDPSDVRKQNKSFTIEVKGSSRWTDHNVNTWKKALTEVANLAGMVLSGPETTFLKEIVDTIYNKLDRKEVHLPPNLTGMATRYEEINSWLNQSNIEFLAICGMGGSGKTTLAKYIYDSNWRYFENTSFVENIGRRCKESHDLLELQEQLLNDILGGKKRKIPGVSQGTCKIEEALRTKRTLIVLDDIAEQNQLVDLLGTGTINAQSKIIITTIRENTKNWFKSTYYRCQEYKIKLLNEDESLELLSRHAFGSKVPMEGFEELAIQAIRYCEGNPLAVEVLASSLSNENTILYWKSRLNFLDKDFDSRIQSVLITSYESLPSILEKELFLHIACFFIGKDKDYVVKILELDYCALSGIKTLSNKCLLSVSPNNKLMMHRLIQEMGKNLVRQESPKFPARRSRVWLSSDSYKIFRKGEGSETMEGLALDMQLLKEDKVAFKSLDLKTDALKEMDKLKLLHLNFVYLNGSYENFSEDLRWLCWLGFPLTTIPSDLFMGNLVALDMSYSKLEVFDPPMVLQSLQILNLKDSYDLFEIRNMSMIPQLETLILWNCHSLVRVCETIGDLTSLALLNMTGCKKLLVGVAEQHTFSFPHSLHRLFLKDCNLECTKSFPLTFSVQISLQYLNLGNSLFECLPCYDHLKHLRVLDLSFCSRLKWLVYLPSTLAELYVYYCVSLEIITFQEHRFTLQEFGYEGCISLSEIEGFIRLVPLTKLEENDLAHMKWLKEYQNQEVCLVGDDELTKGRTQCVHMLYEFDIMSTSLPDIKDPNLKPMYVSASSTLSFDVPVCPKNRKLKGLDVTLRYTISGDDDFAWFCKITTSNGDDLMYNPKVFGKPDSWKVGIWFSYWPIGNTLNVGDKVSVSIVVMSGLEVSECGVNLVYADDEAAEETLENNKGWVEILGGDLSRFQLSTGAYYLCCRDFYELMEVGRLTPDWFRILVGDTVDNIEVRGWRKTGRPKQLNPSFTELKTVQCIIHGPQSEEIYKVAEMSKSSFVDKTSSMLVNKMKSGTTFKFNDATTKAGDVPGAAAATASASASKFVDEFLASRLAQVKDQVMEADKSRGGMFDGLFRSKFYTKCKSQIKMMETRLDLIMTNRNATQKYLRSDVADLFKNGLDSNAYKRVGQLYVEQNLSSCYEFIEQSCLLILNYLPAMAKQRECPEECHEAISTLMFSATSFPDLPEMRKLRSLFADKYGNHLEPYVNKEFVKKLKADPPTKDIKLQMMQEIARECGIEWDYKAFEQKLEKQPPFE, encoded by the exons CTGGCAGCTATGACGTTTTCCTAAGCTTCAGGGGCGAAGATACTCGTCATTCTTTTACCGATCATCTTTACAAAACATTAAGGGGAGCAGGAATCGGTACTTTTAGGGATAACGAAGAAATTAGGAGAGGTGAAGAAGTGAAGCCGGAGATCGAGACAGCAATTAAAGAATCTAAGGCTTCAATCGTTGTATTGTCAGAAAACTATGCAACTTCCCCTTGGTGCCTTGACGAGCTTGTTCTGATCCTTGAACAAAGGAAGGAGGGGAATCATTTCGTTTTACCTGTTTTTTATCATGTTGATCCTTCTGATGTGAGGAAACAAAATAAATCTTTCACAATTGAAGTCAAAGGCTCTTCAAGGTGGACAGATCACAACGTGAACACGTGGAAGAAAGCTCTTACAGAGGTTGCTAATTTGGCGGGCATGGTTCTGTCCGG GCCCGAAACAACTTTTTTGAAGGAAATTGTTGACACCATTTACAATAAGCTGGATCGCAAAGAAGTACATCTTCCACCCAATCTAACAGGGATGGCCACTCGATACGAGGAGATCAATTCCTGGTTAAATCAATCAAATATCGAATTTTTAGCAATTTGTGGCATGGGTGGTAGTGGCAAGACAACTCTGGCCAAGTATATTTACGATTCAAATTGGAGATATTTTGAAAACACAAGTTTTGTTGAAAACATTGGTCGAAGATGTAAGGAATCCCATGATTTGCTTGAGCTACAAGAACAACTTCTCAACGATATTTTAGGCGGTAAGAAAAGAAAAATACCCGGTGTTTCTCAGGGTACATGTAAGATTGAGGAAGCCTTACGAACAAAAAGGACGCTTATTGTTCTTGATGACATTGCTGAACAAAATCAGTTGGTCGATTTACTTGGAACTGGAACAATCAATGCACAAAGCAAGATTATAATAACTACAATTAGGGAAAATACAAAAAATTGGTTCAAGTCCACATATTATAGGTGTCAAgagtataaaataaaattattaaatgAGGATGAGTCGTTAGAGCTTTTAAGTCGTCATGCATTTGGTTCCAAAGTTCCCATGGAAGGTTTCGAAGAGCTTGCAATACAAGCAATACGATATTGTGAAGGAAATCCTCTCGCTGTTGAAGTGTTGGCTTCTTCTCTATCCaatgaaaataccattttatactGGAAAAGTCGATTGAATTTCTTGGATAAAGATTTTGATTCTCGAATCCAAAGTGTACTTATAACGAGCTACGAGTCATTGCCATCTATCTTAGAGAAAGAATTATTTTTGCATATTGCTTGTTTCTTTATTGGCAAAGACAAGGATTATGTGGTAAAGATATTGGAGCTAGATTATTGTGCATTATCTGGGATCAAAACCCTATCCAACAAATGCCTTCTTTCCGTTTCACCAAATAATAAACTGATGATGCATCGATTGATTCAAGAAATGGGGAAAAATTTGGTTCGTCAAGAGTCACCAAAATTCCCTGCAAGACGTAGTAGAGTCTGGCTTAGTAGTGATTCTTATAAGATATTTCGTAAGGGAGAG gGTTCAGAAACAATGGAAGGTTTAGCACTTGACATGCAATTGTTAAAGGAAGATAAGGTTGCATTCAAG TCACTAGACCTCAAGACAGATGCACTTAAAGAGATGGATAAACTAAAATTGCTCCACTTAAATTTTGTGTATCTCAACGGGTCTTACGAGAATTTTTCTGAAGATTTACGATGGCTCTGCTGGCTTGGATTCCCTTTAACAACCATACCCTCTGACTTATTCATGGGAAACTTGGTGGCTTTAGATATGAGCTACAGCAAATTGGAAGTATTTGATCCGCCCATG GTTCTTCAGTCATTGCAGATTCTAAATCTTAAAGACTCATATGATCTATTTGAAATCCGCAACATGTCAATGATTCCTCAGCTTGAGACTTTGATTCTTTGGAACTGTCACAGTCTTGTTCGTGTTTGTGAAACCATTGGAGACCTGACGAGTCTTGCACTACTAAACATGACAGGGTGTAAAAAGTTGTTAGTAGGAGTTGCAGAACAACATACGTTTTCCTTCCCACATTCATTACACCGATTATTCCTCAAAGACTGCAATCTTGAGTGTACCAAGTCTTTTCCTCTGACTTTCAGTGTTCAAATATCTTTGCAGTACTTGAATTTAGGCAATAGTCTATTTGAGTGTCTACCTTGTTATGATCATCTAAAACATCTTCGGGTCCTTGACTTGAGTTTCTGCTCAAGACTTAAATGGCTTGTATATCTCCCAAGTACGCTTGCAGAATTGTATGTATACTACTGTGTGTCATTGGAGATAATAACTTTCCAAGAACACCGATTCACATTGCAAGAGTTTGGCTATGAAGGATGTATTTCTTTGTCTGAAATTGAAGGCTTTATTAGATTGGTGCCTTTAACCAAACTTGAGGAGAATGATTTGGCACACATGAAGTGGCTAAAAGAATATCAAAATCAGGAGGTTTGCCTGGTTGGTGATGATGAGCTCACCAAAGGCAGAACTCAGTGTGTCCAT ATGTTGTATGAATTCGATATAATGAGCACATCTCTGCCAGACATAAAGGATCCAAACCTGAAGCCTATGTATGTATCAGCATCATCAACTTTGTCCTTTGACGTGCCTGTGTGTCCCAAGAATAGGAAGCTCAAAGGACTTGATGTAACTCTAAGATATACAATATCAGGTGATGATGATTTTGCATGGTTCTGTAAAATCACTACTTCCAATGGTGATGATTTGATGTACAACCCCAAAGTCTTTGGAAAACCTGATTCTTGGAAAGTTGGTATATGGTTCAGCTATTGGCCAATTGGAAACACATTGAATGTTGGAGATAAAGTAAGTGTCTCTATTGTTGTAATGAGTGGATTGGAGGTATCTGAATGTGGCGTGAACCTTGTTTATGCTGATGATGAAGCAGCTGAGGAAACCTTGGAAAATAACAAGGGATGGGTAGAAATTCTTGGAGGAGATTTGTCTAGATTCCAACTAAGCACAGGAGCATACTATCTTTGTTGTCGTGATTTTTATGAGTTGATGGAGGTTGGTAGACTAACTCCTGACTGGTTTAGAATTTTAGTTGGTGATACTGTTGACAACATAG AGGTACGAGGATGGAGAAAGACAGGTCGACCTAAGCAGTTGAATCCATCATTTACAGAGTTGAAAACTGTTCAATGCATCATCCATGGTCCTCAATCG GAGGAAATATACAAGGTCGCAGAGATGTCAAAATCATCTTTTGTGGATAAAACTTCAAGCATGCTTGTGAATAAAATGAAATCTGGCACAACATTTAAATTTAATGATGCAACAACAAAG GCAGGGGACGTGCCTGGAGCTGCAGCTGCAACTGCATCTGCATCTGCATCTAAATTTGTTGATGAGTTTCTTGCTTCTCGCTTAGCTCAAGTAAAG GATCAAGTAATGGAAGCAGACAAATCAAGAGGTGGTATGTTTGATGGATTATTTAGAAGCAAGTTTTACACCAAATG CAAGTCACAGATCAAGATGATGGAGACACGACTTGATTTGATAATGACAAACAGGAATGCAACCCAGAAGTATTTGAGGAGCGATGTTGCTGACCTTTTTAAGAACGGGCTTGATTCCAATGCCTACAAAAGG GTTGGACAGTTATATGTTGAACAGAATCTGTCATCATGTTATGAATTCATAGAACAATCATGCTTGCTCATTTTAAATTATCTCCCAGCCATGGCTAAACAAAG GGAATGCCCTGAGGAATGCCATGAAGCTATCTCCACTTTGATGTTTTCTGCAACAAGCTTTCCTGATCTGCCAGAAATGCGCAAACTAAGAAGTTTATTTGCTGACAAATATGGAAATCATCTTGAACCTTATGTCAACAAAGAG TTTGTAAAGAAATTGAAGGCAGACCCTCCCACTAAAGATATAAAGCTTCAAATGATGCAAGAGATTGCACGGGAGTGTGGTATAGAGTGGGATTACAAGGCTTTTGAACAGAAATTGGAAAAACAACCTCCATTTGAATAG